A part of Acidobacteriota bacterium genomic DNA contains:
- a CDS encoding lipoate--protein ligase family protein, producing the protein MDRTISLITTPSSREPGLDAAVGRVLLRRASQARSGETFWLRVPQRIVAFGKRDRLETGYARAINAARELGFGSIERLAGGRAAVFHAGTLAFGWTIPCDYPPDGIKDRFAMVDALLANAFRNLGVVDVRVGEVTGEYCPGEHSINVAGTHKVMGVGQRLTKHAAHIGGVIVVTDSASVKEVLMPVYAHLGLDWQPETTGALEDFLPGVTTDDVHAAVITELSLLADLVSTSLPAGTSAEAETLRLDHIPDVEI; encoded by the coding sequence ATGGATCGAACCATTTCTCTCATTACGACCCCCTCGTCGCGCGAACCTGGCCTCGACGCTGCGGTCGGGCGGGTGCTACTCAGACGGGCGTCCCAGGCCCGCAGTGGTGAGACTTTTTGGTTGCGGGTCCCACAACGCATCGTCGCTTTCGGGAAACGTGACCGGCTCGAAACGGGGTATGCCCGTGCGATCAACGCCGCACGCGAACTGGGATTCGGCTCCATCGAGCGTCTCGCCGGTGGTCGAGCGGCTGTGTTCCATGCCGGCACGCTCGCATTTGGATGGACCATCCCCTGCGATTACCCGCCAGACGGCATCAAAGACCGCTTTGCGATGGTCGATGCGCTGCTCGCTAACGCGTTTCGAAACCTCGGAGTCGTTGACGTCAGAGTCGGCGAGGTGACCGGTGAGTACTGCCCAGGTGAGCACTCGATCAACGTTGCCGGGACTCACAAGGTGATGGGGGTTGGCCAACGGCTCACCAAACACGCTGCTCACATCGGTGGCGTGATCGTTGTCACCGACTCCGCATCGGTCAAGGAAGTACTGATGCCCGTGTATGCCCATCTCGGCCTCGACTGGCAGCCGGAAACCACCGGGGCCCTTGAGGATTTTCTACCGGGCGTCACAACCGACGATGTTCATGCGGCGGTCATCACCGAGCTGTCGTTGCTCGCCGATCTAGTCAGCACTTCTTTGCCGGCGGGGACGTCGGCAGAAGCTGAGACGCTGAGGCTCGACCACATCCCTGACGTGGAGATATGA